A genomic stretch from Setaria viridis chromosome 1, Setaria_viridis_v4.0, whole genome shotgun sequence includes:
- the LOC117866344 gene encoding LOW QUALITY PROTEIN: cinnamoyl-CoA reductase 1 (The sequence of the model RefSeq protein was modified relative to this genomic sequence to represent the inferred CDS: inserted 1 base in 1 codon): protein MSSSYSKASNGGEQQQEQLVCVTGAGGFIGSWVVKELLLRGYRVRGTARDPEDSKNAHLLALEGARERLTLCRADVLDYDSLRAAFTGCHGVLHVASPMSNDPELVPVAVEGTRNVINTAADEGVRRAVFTSSYGAVHMDPNRSPDTVLDETCWSDYDFCEQTNVSCHSQPSSSLICWPHPQFQXADSSPCCASNYVQNLYCCAKMMAEVTATEEAARRGLPLAVVVPCITTGPMLQQALNFSSNLVARYLMGTKRSYTNAVAAFVDVRDVARAHVLAYERPEARGRYLCIAAVLHRAQLTAMLRELFPQYPVTAKCEDDGKPMAKPYKFSNQRARELGLEFTPLKKSLYEAVVCMQQKGHLRVITQQQRSYL, encoded by the exons ATGTCGTCGTCCTATTCCAAGGCCAGCAATGGtggcgagcagcagcaggagcaactGGTGTGCGTGACGGGAGCAGGCGGCTTCATCGGGTCGTGGGTGGTCAAggagctcctcctccgcggATACCGCGTCAGGGGAACTGCAAGGGATCCTG AGGACAGCAAGAACGCGCACTTGCTTGCTCTGGAGGGTGCCAGGGAGCGGCTCACCCTGTGCCGCGCCGATGTCCTGGACTACGACTCCCTCCGCGCCGCGTTCACCGGCTGCCATGGCGTCCTCCACGTCGCCTCCCCGATGTCCAACGACCCG GAGCTCGTGCCGGTGGCCGTGGAGGGCACCAGGAACGTGATCAacaccgccgccgacgagggcgTTCGCCGGGCGGTCTTCACCTCGTCGTACGGCGCGGTGCACATGGACCCCAACCGGAGCCCCGACACCGTCCTCGACGAGACCTGCTGGAGCGACTACGACTTCTGCGAGCAGACAAATGTAAGCTGCCACAGCCAGCCGTCTTCTTCTCTGATTTGCTGGCCTCATCCACAGTTTC CCGCAGATTCATCACCATGTTGTGCATCGAATTACGTGCAGAACCTGTACTGCTGCGCCAAGATGATGGCCGAGGtgacggcgacggaggaggcggcgcggcgcgggctacctctggcggtggtggtgccgtgCATCACCACGGGCCCGATGCTGCAGCAGGCGCTCAACTTCAGCAGCAACCTTGTCGCCCGCTACCTGATGGGCACCAAGAGGTCCTACAccaacgccgtcgccgccttcgtCGACGTCCGCGACGTCGCGCGCGCGCACGTCCTCGCCTACGAGCGCCCCGAAGCCCGCGGCCGATACCTCTGCATCGCTGCCGTGCTCCACCGCGCCCAACTCACCGCCATGCTCAGGGAGCTCTTCCCGCAGTACCCCGTCACCGCCAA GTGTGAAGACGACGGCAAGCCGATGGCGAAGCCGTACAAGTTTTCGAACCAGAGGGCCAGGGAGTTGGGCTTGGAGTTCACTCCGCTGAAGAAAAGCTTGTACGAGGCAGTGGTGTGCATGCAGCAGAAGGGGCACCTGCGTGTCATCACACAGCAGCAGCGTTCGTACTTGTGA
- the LOC117841517 gene encoding uncharacterized protein, producing the protein MSQKKSRSRGGGGAAAPSGDDHDELARPPPLQAVLLADSFTLKFRPITLERPKVLLPLVHMPMIEYTLTWLESAGVDEAFVFCCAHSHQVKEYLERSGWTGKAGAGSMAVTAVESHDAISAGDALRVIYERGVIRGDFVLISGDTISNMSLKDALQEHMDRKKKDPLAVMTMIIKHSKPSILTHQTRLGNDEIVMAVDPETKELLYYEDRADNSHLYVTIDKDILTNNPTLQLHNDMEDCYIDICSPEVLSLFTDNFDYQHLRRHFVKGLLVDDIMGYKIYTHELRSGYAARIDNFRSYDTVSKDVIQRWTYPMVPDVISNRDCSESRLHRQGIYKASDVTLSYSAQIGANSVVGSATSIGDHCKVLNSVIGEGCKIGKNVLINGSYIWDNVIIEDGCKVSNSLVCDGVHLRAGAIVEPGCVLSFNVEVGKNVVVPAHSKVSLLPQPSNEDSDEELEYADTNSGITDSPPFSSMRSNGDQATVPSEDELGTSETGTCGVVGYIWTSGDTGILEEWRQSIAPIAKEKLEELQHAVCEDDASEDESNNPILPDKDGSSDSAVEDDDPFSKFEKEVEETFQRAMGGGVNRDNLILEINGLRLAYSLQHADCAGAVFYSVMKSALVAAQSTNDTLLKTTAEALGKWKDLLRNYTKTVDEEMEILLKFEEMCQETTKEFSPLFAKILPFLYDTEVVSEDAILRWAEEKEHADESDKIFVKQSEAFIQWLKEAEEEDDEEEE; encoded by the exons ATGTCGCAGAAGAAATCCCGCAGCCGGGGCGGgggaggcgccgccgcgccctccggCGACGACCATGATGAACTCGCGCGCCCGCCCCCCCTCCAGGCCGTCCTCCTCGCCGACAGCTTCACGCTCAAATTCCGCCCCATCACCCTCGAGCGGCCCAAG GTGCTGCTGCCGCTGGTGCACATGCCGATGATCGAGTACACGCTCACATGGCTGGAGTCGGCGGGGGTGGACGAGGCCTTCGTCTTCTGCTGCGCGCACTCCCACCAGGTCAAGGAATACCTGGAGAGGTCCGGGTGGACCGGGAAGGCGGGGGCTGGGAGCATGGCCGTCACGGCCGTCGAGTCGCACGACGCGATTAGCGCGGGCGACGCGCTCCGCGTCATCTACGAACGCGGCGTG ATTCGTGGAGATTTCGTTCTCATCAGTGGTGATACAATCAGCAATATGAGCTTGAAGGACGCTCTCCAGGAACATATGGACCGGAAGAAAAAAGACCCACTTGCTGTTATGACTATGATTATAAAGCATTCAAAACCTTCTATCCTGACGCACCAAACACGTCTGGGTAATGATGAAATTGTTATGGCTGTAGATCCTGAGACAAAGGAATTACTTTATTATGAGGACAGGGCAGATAACTCACACTTGTATGTTACAATTGATAAGGATATACTGACCAATAATCCTACTCTCCAGCTGCATAATGACATGGAG GACTGCTATATTGATATCTGCTCTCCAGAAGTACTAAGTCTTTTCACCGATAACTTTGACTATCAACATCTTCGGCGTCATTTCGTGAAGGGCTTACTAGTTGACGAT ATTATGGGGTACAAAATTTATACTCATGAATTACGCTCTGGATACGCTGCAAGGATTGATAATTTCAGGAGCTATGATACAGTGAGCAAAGATGTAATTCAAAGGTGGACATACCCTATGGTGCCTGATGTAATATCCAATCGTGATTGCTCAGAAAGTAGACTTCATAGGCAGGGAATATACAAGGCATCAG ATGTAACATTGTCATATTCTGCACAAATTGGTGCAAATTCTGTTGTTGGCAGTGCGACAAGCATTGGAGACCACTGCAAAGTATTAAATTCAGTTATTGGGGAGGGCTGCAAGATTGGGAAAAATGTTTTGATTAATGGCTCATATATATGGGACAATGTTATAATTGAAGATGGGTGCAAAGTTAGTAACTCCTTAGTCTGTGATGGTGTCCATTTAAGAGCAGGTGCTATTGTTGAACCTGGTTGCGTACTGTCATTTAAT GTTGAAGTTGGAAAGAATGTTGTTGTTCCTGCCCACTCAAAAGTTTCATTACTTCCACAGCCTTCAAATGAAGATAGCGATGAAGAACTTGAGTATGCTGACACCAACTCTGGAATTACAGATAGTCCAC CATTTTCCAGCATGAGGAGTAATGGCGATCAAGCAACTGTTCCTTCTGAAGATGAGTTGGGAACATCTGAG ACTGGGACCTGTGGTGTTGTTGGTTACATATGGACAAGCGGTGATACTGGGATCCTGGAAGAATGGAGACAATCAATTGCCCCAATTGCTAAAGAAAAACTTGAAGAGTTGCAGCATGCGGTTTGTGAAGATGATGCGTCAGAAGATGAATCCAACAATCCGATTCTACCAGATAAAGATGGTTCTTCAGACAGTGCGGTTGAGGATGATGATCCTTTTTCTAAGTTTGAGAAAGAG GTGGAAGAAACATTCCAACGAGCTATGGGTGGTGGTGTTAATCGAGATAATTTGATTCTAGAGATTAATGGCCTCAG GTTGGCTTATAGCCTTCAACATGCAGATTGTGCTGGAGCTGTGTTCTATTCTGTCATGAAGAGTGCATTAGTGGCTGCACAATCTACTAATG ACACTCTTCTAAAGACAACAGCCGAAGCACTTGGCAAGTGGAAGGATCTTTTGCGCAATTACACTAAGACAGTTGATGAGGAG ATGGAGATACTATTAAAGTTTGAGGAAATGTGTCAAGAGACCACAAAAGAATTTTCTCCACTGTTTGCAAAG ATCTTGCCATTCCTTTATGATACGGAGGTAGTAAGTGAAGATGCAATTTTGAGATGGGCAGAAGAGAAAGAACATGCTGATGAGTCTGATAAAATCTTTGTTAAACAGTCAGAGGCATTTATACAG TGGCTCAAGGAGGCCGAAGAGGAGgacgatgaagaagaggaaTAA
- the LOC117841518 gene encoding putative F-box protein PP2-B12 produces MDAAAAAAAIYRLPEECVAYAISLTTPGDACHSSAVSPAFRTAADSDAVWARFLPPDHAAVLARADEPVECESKKELFSRLCDTPVLLDGATMSFGLERRSGAKCFMLSARALSIAWGDDPTCWIWTASLPGSRFPEVAELVDVCWLEISGKLSLSLLSPGTTYAAYLVFAIADDSYGLECHVGMLPPKATVTVVSGTSGKPAATSTEHAICLQHMQGEEEVAVHRRKQQYMRLRKGYGRKMVTREADPDIRCPRRRGDGWAEVELGEFAVATGDGEDGGVVEVRLEEVDSRRWKRGLIVQGIEIRPKHAC; encoded by the exons atggacgcggcggcggcggcggcggcgatctaCCGGCTGCCGGAGGAGTGCGTGGCGTACGCCATCTCGCTGACGACGCCCGGCGACGCGTGCCACTCGTCCGCGGTGTCGCCGGCGTTCCGGACCGCCGCGGACTCCGACGCCGTCTGGGCACGGTTCCTGCCGCCCGACCACGCCGCCGTCCTGGCGCGCGCCGACGAGCCCGTGGAGTGCGAGTCCAAGAAGGAGCTCTTCTCCCGACTCTGCGACACCCCCGTCCTCCTCGACGGCGCCACCATG AGCTTTGGGCTGGAGAGACGGAGCGGGGCGAAATGCTTCATGCTCTCGGCGAGGGCGCTCAGCATTGCCTGGGGAGACGATCCGACTTGCTGGATATGGACCGCTAGCCTTCCGGGATCCAG GTTTCCTGAGGTCGCCGAGCTCGTCGACGTGTGCTGGCTGGAGATCAGCGGGAAGCTCAGCCTCTCGCTGCTCTCCCCGGGCACAACCTACGCCGCCTACCTCGTCTTCGCCATCGCCGACGACTCGTACGGCCTGGAGTGCCACGTCGGCATGCTGCCACCCAAGGCCACAGTCACCGTCGTCTCCGGGACCAGCGGCaagccggcggcgacgtcgaccGAGCACGCCATCTGCCTGCAGCACAtgcagggggaggaggaggtcgccgtgCACCGGCGGAAGCAGCAGTACATGCGGCTCCGCAAGGGCTACGGCCGCAAGATGGTGACGAGGGAGGCCGACCCCGACATCAGGTGCCCGCGCCGGAGGGGCGACGGGTGGGCGGAGGTCGAGCTGGGCGAGTTCGCCGTGgccaccggcgacggcgaggacggcggcgtggTGGAGGTGAGGCTCGAGGAGGTGGATAGCCGGAGGTGGAAGAGGGGTCTCATCGTGCAAGGCATCGAGATCAGGCCCAAGCACGCTTGCTAG
- the LOC117856862 gene encoding uncharacterized protein: MICILIGSKAEQNRERSRRKHTTTTRIIKFPDRLWRHVWRSSPLNLDDRFLHGSASTSRVLILCLVSHVLAVHPGHARRLRLGTISVAGNSAAYEHWLRSPALDGLQVLGIHPGLPCLDLRTIPPLPLPPPLRLARTLRVLRVGSCVLPSTAAALRFPHLETLSLCGVSVSEDALHGVPAGCLALGTLVLDECTGFAQVKITSSTIRTLAVSVAHSMNPMPEVMMRRVTVENGPRLEYLAPFRHRFSGESFELRVVSAPRLRFLGCISRTISRLELGDTVFKVTSCHIDHVHQGKVISQETRSEIRAVRLGATLQTVKSLALEDVDRTDVVCNFLRCFPCLEKLYFSAGSCPDASVRRGFRSGGSYDKQNPIECLELHVRKIILNGYEGEKSDIRFASSLFVMHEYSS; the protein is encoded by the exons ATGATTTGCATCCTAATTGGAAGCAAGGCCGAGCAAAATAGGGAACGCTCTCGAAGAAAACATACTACTACTACTCGGATCATAAAATTTCCAGACCGACTCTGGCGCCACGTCTGGCGGTCCTCCCCGCTCAACCTCGACGACCGGTTCCTCCACGGCagcgcctccacctcccgcGTCCTCATCCTGTGCCTCGTCTCCCACGTCCTCGCGGTCCACCCTggccacgcccgccgcctcaGGCTCGGAACCATCTCTGTCGCCGGCAACTCCGCCGCCTATGAGCACTGGCTCCGCTCGCCAGCCCTCGACGGCCTCCAAGTGCTCGGGATCCACCCGGGGCTGCCCTGCCTGGACTTGAGGACTATACCGCccttgccgctgccgccgccgctccgcttGGCTCGCACATTGCGCGTCCTTAGGGTCGGCTCCTGCGTcctcccctccaccgccgccgcgcttcgCTTCCCGCACCTCGAGACGCTGTCGCTCTGTGGCGTCAGCGTCTCGGAAGACGCCCTCCACGGCGTCCCCGCCGGCTGCCTCGCCCTGGGAACGCTAGTGCTCGACGAGTGCACCGGCTTCGCCCAAGTCAagatcacctcgtccaccatcAGGACTCTCGCCGTCTCCGTCGCGCATTCCATGAACCCGATGCCGGAGGTGATGATGCGCCGGGTCACCGTCGAGAACGGCCCTCGTCTGGAGTATCTGGCCCCGTTCCGCCATCGTTTCAGCGGCGAATCCTTCGAGCTACGGGTGGTGAGCGCGCCCAGGCTGAGGTTCCTGGGATGCATCTCCAGGACCATCTCCCGGCTCGAGCTTGGAGACACGGTGTTCAAAGTGACCAGCTGCCACATCGACCATGTGCACCAGGGCAAAGTAATTTCTCAGGAAACGCGATCGGAGATCCGCGCGGTTAGATTGGGGGCGACGCTGCAAACCGTGAAGAGTTTGGCTCTGGAGGACGTTGATCGCACTGATGTGGTCTGCAACTTCCTGAGGTGTTTCCCATGCTTGGAGAAGCTCTACTTCTCTGCAGGATCTTGTCCTGACGCCTCG GTAAGACGAGGATTCAGAAGTGGAGGAAGTTACGATAAGCAAAACCCCATCGAGTGCCTTGAGCTCCATGTCAGAAAAATAATATTGAATGGCTACGAAGGGGAGAAATCAGATATCAGGTTTGCAAGCTCTTTGTTCGTCATGCACGAGTACTCGAGCTAA
- the LOC117841726 gene encoding F-box protein PP2-B10 yields the protein MKVLSYITPQDAGCVAAVSQAFRAIVDSDTSWSCFVPDVHDLPRLAYVDDMDYSIQRTLSKKEMFLCLSDRPILLADHRMSMWLDRQTGSKCYMLSARALNIARGNTPKHWRWIHLTDCSFSEAAELQSVCWLEIRGKINSKMLSLNSTYAAYIVFKLADESYRLDFSVLEASVRIGKCKSTREVCLHGDGDMHPQQRADGWKEVEMGEFYNKEGNDGEVSISLSETTELHNKKGLIVYGIEIRPRK from the exons ATGAAGGTGCTCTCCTACATCACGCCACAAGACGCCGGCTGCGTCGCTGCAGTTTCCCAGGCTTTCCGTGCCATTGTGGACTCTGACACCTCCTGGTCCTGCTTTGTCCCCGACGTTCACGACCTCCCCCGGCTCGCGTATGTAGACGATATGGACTACTCCATCCAGCGGACACTGTCCAAGAAGGAGATGTTCCTCTGTCTCTCTGACCGGCCCATCCTACTTGCTGACCACCGCATG AGCATGTGGTTAGACAGGCAGACCGGCAGCAAGTGCTACATGCTATCAGCGAGGGCGCTGAACATTGCACGGGGCAATACACCAAAGCATTGGCGCTGGATCCACCTCACGGACTGCAG CTTTTCAGAAGCAGCCGAGCTCCAGAGTGTTTGCTGGTTGGAAATACGTGGCAAGATAAATAGCAAAATGTTGTCCCTGAACTCAACCTATGCCGCTTATATTGTGTTTAAGCTGGCTGATGAATCATATAGGTTGGATTTTTCCGTCCTAGAGGCGTCAGTTCGTATTGGAAAATGCAAATCAACCCGCGAAGTTTGCctacatggagatggagatatgCACCCTCAGCAAAGGGCTGACGGTTGGAAGGAAGTTGAGATGGGCGAGTTTTACAATAAAGAAGGTAACGATGGCGAGGTGTCCATCAGTCTATCAGAGACAACAGAATTGCATAATAAGAAAGGTCTTATTGTGTATGGGATTGAAATTAGACCAAGAAAATAA
- the LOC117842715 gene encoding F-box protein PP2-B11 isoform X2 produces MEAAGTCEIARLPEELLSAALALTTPRDACRAAAVSRDFHASADSDAVWSRFLPRDPPPLADGELSGPAPPSEKGRFLRLCDRPVLLADGLMSMWLDRETGAKCYMLSARALRISWGDTPEYWRWMHPPESRFMEVAELQYVWWLEIRGMIHSKMLSQDSTYAAYIVFKTTDRRDGLDYPPQEASITVAGSTSTHKVCLQSYDNEHEDGAVPLTWRYSRRHRRVFPGNLVLPQRRTDDWMELEMGQFYNKDGDDGEVCISLMETKAFKRGLIVQGIEIRPKRGHNTQHGG; encoded by the exons atggaggcggcgggcaCCTGCGAGATCGCGCGCCTGCCGGAGGAGCTCCTCTCGGCGGCGCTTGCCCTCACCACGCCGCGGGacgcctgccgcgccgccgcggtctcCCGTGACTTCCACGCCTCAGCCGACTCCGACGCCGTCTGGTCCCGCTTCCTGCCCCGCGatcccccgccgctcgccgacgGGGAGCTCTccggccccgcgccgccgtccgagAAGGGGCGATTCCTCCGCCTCTGCGATCGTCCCGTCCTACTCGCCGATGGCCTCATG AGCATGTGGTTGGACAGGGAGACCGGCGCCAAGTGCTACATGCTCTCGGCGAGGGCGCTGCGCATCTCGTGGGGAGACACGCCGGAGTACTGGCGCTGGATGCATCCCCCCGAATCCAG GTTCATGGAAGTTGCTGAACTTCAGTATGTTTGGTGGCTCGAAATACGGGGCATGATACACAGCAAAATGCTCTCTCAAGACTCAACTTATGCAGCTTACATTGTGTTCAAGACAACTGATCGACGTGATGGGCTTGATTATCCACCCCAGGAGGCATCAATCACCGTTGCAGGAAGCACATCAACTCACAAAGTCTGCCTGCAAAGCTATGATAACGAGCATGAGGATGGTGCAGTGCCCTTAACATGGCGATACAGTAGGAGACACCGGCGTGTGTTTCCCGGAAACCTGGTACTACCTCAGCGAAGGACTGATGACTGGATGGAGTTGGAGATGGGTCAGTTCTATAACAAGgatggtgatgatggtgaggTGTGCATCAGCCTCATGGAGACAAAAGCTTTTAAGAGAGGTCTTATTGTGCAGGGCATTGAGATCAGACCTAAGAGAGGTCATAATACGCAACACGGAGGCTGA
- the LOC117842715 gene encoding F-box protein PP2-B11 isoform X1 — protein MEAAGTCEIARLPEELLSAALALTTPRDACRAAAVSRDFHASADSDAVWSRFLPRDPPPLADGELSGPAPPSEKGRFLRLCDRPVLLADGLMSMWLDRETGAKCYMLSARALRISWGDTPEYWRWMHPPESSHRFMEVAELQYVWWLEIRGMIHSKMLSQDSTYAAYIVFKTTDRRDGLDYPPQEASITVAGSTSTHKVCLQSYDNEHEDGAVPLTWRYSRRHRRVFPGNLVLPQRRTDDWMELEMGQFYNKDGDDGEVCISLMETKAFKRGLIVQGIEIRPKRGHNTQHGG, from the exons atggaggcggcgggcaCCTGCGAGATCGCGCGCCTGCCGGAGGAGCTCCTCTCGGCGGCGCTTGCCCTCACCACGCCGCGGGacgcctgccgcgccgccgcggtctcCCGTGACTTCCACGCCTCAGCCGACTCCGACGCCGTCTGGTCCCGCTTCCTGCCCCGCGatcccccgccgctcgccgacgGGGAGCTCTccggccccgcgccgccgtccgagAAGGGGCGATTCCTCCGCCTCTGCGATCGTCCCGTCCTACTCGCCGATGGCCTCATG AGCATGTGGTTGGACAGGGAGACCGGCGCCAAGTGCTACATGCTCTCGGCGAGGGCGCTGCGCATCTCGTGGGGAGACACGCCGGAGTACTGGCGCTGGATGCATCCCCCCGAATCCAG CCACAGGTTCATGGAAGTTGCTGAACTTCAGTATGTTTGGTGGCTCGAAATACGGGGCATGATACACAGCAAAATGCTCTCTCAAGACTCAACTTATGCAGCTTACATTGTGTTCAAGACAACTGATCGACGTGATGGGCTTGATTATCCACCCCAGGAGGCATCAATCACCGTTGCAGGAAGCACATCAACTCACAAAGTCTGCCTGCAAAGCTATGATAACGAGCATGAGGATGGTGCAGTGCCCTTAACATGGCGATACAGTAGGAGACACCGGCGTGTGTTTCCCGGAAACCTGGTACTACCTCAGCGAAGGACTGATGACTGGATGGAGTTGGAGATGGGTCAGTTCTATAACAAGgatggtgatgatggtgaggTGTGCATCAGCCTCATGGAGACAAAAGCTTTTAAGAGAGGTCTTATTGTGCAGGGCATTGAGATCAGACCTAAGAGAGGTCATAATACGCAACACGGAGGCTGA
- the LOC117841521 gene encoding F-box protein PP2-B10 yields the protein MAASTAAAAAPPSSCEIARIPEDLLAASIARTTPRNACRAAAVSPAFRAAADSDAVWACFLPGDLPPLADGELSPAPPSKKELFMRLSNSDSPVLLADRLMSMWLDRETGAKCYMLSARALCIIWGDTPRYWRWIPLADSRFSEGAELQDVCWLEIRGKIHCKMLSRNSTYAAYMVFKISDESYGLDYPPQEAAVTIGESKFTRQVCLQGHENEDEGIEEVPQNYRSLMVPAITRRLRRRNRPLPHGVTVPKKRADGWMEMEMGEFNNEEGEDGEVSISLMETIQGHWKKGLIVQGIEVRAKK from the exons atggcggcgtcgacggcggcggcagcggcaccccCTTCCTCCTGCGAGATCGCGCGGATCCCGGAGGACCTCCTCGCGGCGTCGATCGCCCGCACCACGCCGCGGAacgcctgccgcgccgccgcggtctcGCCGgccttccgcgccgccgccgactccgaCGCAGTGTGGGCCTGCTTCCTGCCGGGCGACCTCCCGCCGCTTGCCGACGGGgagctctcccccgcgccgccgtccaagAAGGAGCTCTTCATGCGCCTCTCTAACAGCGACAGCCccgtcctcctcgccgaccGCCTCATG AGCATGTGGTTGGACAGGGAAACCGGCGCCAAGTGCTACATGCTCTCGGCGAGGGCGCTGTGCATCATTTGGGGCGACACGCCGCGGTACTGGCGCTGGATCCCTCTCGCTGACTCCAG GTTCTCGGAAGGTGCCGAGCTCCAGGATGTTTGCTGGTTGGAAATACGTGGCAAGATACATTGCAAGATGCTCTCGCGAAACTCAACTTATGCTGCTTACATGGTGTTCAAGATATCCGATGAATCCTATGGGCTGGATTATCCACCCCAGGAGGCTGCAGTTACAATTGGGGAAAGCAAATTCACTCGTCAGGTTTGCCTCCAAGGCCATGAGAACGAGGATGAGGGTATAGAAGAGGTGCCTCAGAATTACCGATCTCTTATGGTTCCAGCCATCACACGAAGGTTAAGGAGAAGAAACCGTCCTTTGCCTCATGGAGTGACTGTGCCTAAGAAAAGGGCTGATGGCTGGATGGAGATGGAAATGGGTGAGTTCAACAATGAAGAAGGTGAGGATGGTGAGGTGTCTATCAGTCTCATGGAGACAATACAAGGCCACTGGAAGAAAGGTCTTATTGTGCAGGGcattgaagttagagcaaagaAATAA
- the LOC117841522 gene encoding glutathione reductase, cytosolic, with translation MARKMLVDGEAPVADGDKYDYDLFVIGAGSGGVRGSRTAASFGAKVAICELPFHPISSDWLGGHGGTCVIRGCVPKKILVYGSSFRGEFEDSKHFGWEINGDISFNWKTLLENKTKEIVRLNGVYQRIIGNAGVTMIEGAGSLVDAHTVEVSQPDGSKQRYTAKHILIATGSRAQRVNIPGKELAITSDEALSLEELPKRAVILGGGYIAVEFASIWRGMGAEVDLFYRRELPLRGFDDEMREVVARNLEGRGIKLHPGSNLSELSKTADGIKVVTDKGEELIADVVLFATGRTPNSQRLNLQAAGVEVDQIGAIKVDEYSRTSAPSVWAVGDVTNRINLTPVALLEATCFSKTVFGGQPVKPDYRDVPCAVFSIPPLSVVGLSEQQALEEAKGDILVFTSSFNPMKNSISKRQEKTVMKLVVDAETDRVLGASMCGPDAPEIIQGIAIALKCGATKANFDSTVGIHPSAAEEFVTMRTLTRRVSPTSKPKTSL, from the exons ATGGCGAGGAAGATGCTCGTCGACGGGGAGGCGCCCGTCGCCGACGGCGACAAGTACGACTACGATCTCTTCGTCATCggcgcgggcagcggcggcgttcGCGGTTCTCGCACCGCAGCCTCCTTCGGAGCTAAG GTTGCGATTTGTGAGCTCCCATTTCACCCCATCAGCTCTGATTGGCTAGGAGGACATGGCGGGAC CTGTGTGATACGTGGTTGCGTACCTAAAAAGATATTGGTGTATGGTTCATCTTTCCGCGGAGAATTTGAG GATTCAAAGCATTTTGGGTGGGAGATTAATGGAGATATTAGCTTCAATTGGAAAACGCTGCTCGAAAATAAG ACTAAAGAAATTGTTAGATTAAATGGAGTATACCAGAGAATCATTGGAAATGCTGGTGTAACAATGATTGAAGGGGCAGGCAGTTTAGTTGATGCTCATACTGTTGAAGTTAGCCAGCCTGATGGTTCAAAGCAAAGGTATACAGCAAAGCACATTTTAATTGCGACTGGTAGCCGAGCTCAACGTGTCAACATACCTGGAAAG GAGCTGGCTATTACTTCAGATGAGGCCCTGAGTTTGGAGGAGCTTCCCAAGCGTGCTGTAATCCTTGGTGGCGG ATATATTGCTGTTGAATTTGCTTCTATCTGGAGAGGGATGGGTGCAGAAGTAGATTTGTTTTATCGGAGAGAACTTCCTCTAAG AGGCTTTGATGATGAGATGAGAGAAGTTGTTGCAAGAAACCTTGAGGGAAGGGGAATCAAATTGCATCCTGGGAGTAATCTGTCTGAG TTGAGTAAAACGGCCGATGGCATAAAAGTTGTAACCGATAAAGGAGAGGAGCTCATTGCAGATGTTGTTCTATTTGCTACAG GGCGCACACCCAACTCCCAGAGGCTCAACTTGCAAGCTGCAGGTGTCGAGGTTGACCAGATTGGAGCCATTAAG GTTGACGAATATTCTCGCACATCTGCTCCCAGTGTATGGGCTGTGGGTGATGTTACAAACCGGATCAATCTAACTCCTGTTGCATTGCTGGAGGCTACATGCTTTTCT AAAACTGTGTTTGGTGGCCAGCCAGTTAAGCCTGATTACAGAGATGTTCCTTGTGCTGTTTTCTC CATTCCACCACTATCTGTAGTGGGCCTCAGCGAACAGCAGGCCTTGGAGGAAGCCAAGGGTGATATTCTTGTTTTCACTTCATCATTCAACCCAATGAAGAACAGCATATCCAA GCGACAGGAGAAGACTGTCATGAAACTGGTAGTTGATGCTGAAACTGATAGAGTACTTGGTGCATCCATGTGTGGACCAGATGCACCTGAAATTATCCAA GGCATTGCTATTGCACTTAAATGCGGAGCCACCAAAGCAAACTTCGACAGCACG GTTGGAATTCACCCTTCGGCTGCTGAAGAGTTTGTAACCATGAGGACCTTGACCAGGCGTGTGAGCCCGACGTCCAAGCCAAAGACAAGCTTGTAA